A region of Pirellulales bacterium DNA encodes the following proteins:
- a CDS encoding nuclear transport factor 2 family protein: MKTFTLSLAILAVGLSAARGQDTGSNLKALDAKLTAAFIAHDYKMLDNHTDDDFMMIDPRGGTHNKKGYFKYLSAGKSTLSDMKETDVTVRDFGDTAVVSGLLHVKGKVEGKEVSPEYRWTRVYNKKKKGDEWHCVLEQHTYVVPKDDGK; this comes from the coding sequence GTGAAGACGTTTACACTCTCATTAGCGATTCTGGCGGTTGGCCTGTCGGCGGCGCGCGGTCAAGATACGGGATCCAATCTAAAGGCGCTAGATGCCAAGTTGACCGCTGCGTTCATCGCCCACGACTACAAGATGCTCGATAATCACACCGACGACGACTTCATGATGATCGACCCACGAGGCGGGACGCACAACAAAAAAGGTTACTTTAAGTATTTAAGCGCTGGCAAGTCCACGCTCAGCGACATGAAAGAGACGGACGTGACGGTGCGGGACTTCGGTGATACTGCCGTGGTTTCCGGACTTCTTCATGTCAAAGGGAAGGTGGAAGGCAAAGAGGTCAGCCCTGAGTACCGCTGGACCCGCGTCTACAATAAGAAGAAAAAGGGTGACGAGTGGCATTGCGTCCTCGAGCAGCACACCTATGTCGTCCCCAAGGATGATGGAAAATAA